In the Nomascus leucogenys isolate Asia chromosome 5, Asia_NLE_v1, whole genome shotgun sequence genome, one interval contains:
- the DMRTB1 gene encoding doublesex- and mab-3-related transcription factor B1, which produces MADKMVRTPKCSRCRNHGFLVPVKGHAGKCRWKQCLCEKCYLISERQKIMAAQKVLKTQAAEEQQEVALCAQGPKQASGAGAGAAAAAAPAPVPVPVPGASLRPLPPGTPSGDAEPGPEGRAAAYFFEQPPRGRNPGPSTLQPVLGGRGHVEPSERAAVAMPSLAGPAFGAEAAGSGYPGPLDLRRQLQPVPGPLFTNFGRPLSINPDRALGPEYPGGSSMHPYCPFPLGYLDAPPGVPLQQGFRHVSRSQYQGGGLASEPGGDFQPSYYLPPPPPLPPLPPLPPQPQFLPPGYLSALHFLPPPPPPPPPSSFSLTVLFDTDKENTDDQDAEVPLGEPSQPSSQEQSD; this is translated from the exons ATGGCCGACAAAATGGTGCGCACCCCCAAGTGCTCGAGATGCAGGAACCATGGCTTCCTGGTGCCCGTCAAGGGCCATGCGGGCAAGTGCCGCTGGAAGCAGTGCCTCTGCGAGAAGTGCTACCTGATCTCCGAGCGCCAGAAGATCATGGCCGCGCAGAAGGTGCTCAAGACGCAGGCCGCCGAGGAGCAGCAGGAGGTGGCCCTGTGTGCGCAGGGGCCCAAGCAGGCctccggggccggggccggggccgcggCCGCGGCCGCCCCCGCCCCCGTCCCCGTCCCCGTCCCGGGCGCTAGCCTCCGTCCGCTGCCCCCGGGGACCCCCTCCGGAGACGCCGAGCCGGGACCCGAGGGCCGCGCGGCCGCCTACTTCTTCGAGCAGCCCCCGCGGGGCCGGAACCCCGGCCCGAGCACCCTCCAGCCGGTTCTGGGCGGCCGCGGCCACGTGGAACCCAGCGAGCGGGCCGCCGTGGCGATGCCCAGCCTTGCGGGACCTGCTTTTGGGGCAGAGGCCGCAGGCAGTGGCTACCCCGGCCCCCTAGACCTGCGCAGGCAGCTGCAGCCCGTGCCCGGGCCACTGTTCACCAACTTTG GGCGCCCTCTGAGCATCAACCCGGACCGTGCACTGGGTCCTGAGTACCCTGGCGGCTCCAGCATGCACCCCTACTGCCCGTTCCCGCTGGGCTACCTGGACGCCCCTCCTGGCGTCCCCCTGCAGCAGGGCTTCCGGCATGTGTCCCGCAGCCAGTACCAAGGCGGAGGCTTG GCGTCAGAACCAGGGGGAGACTTCCAGCCAAGCTACtacctgccgccgccgccgccactgcCGCCCCTTCCACCGCTTCCACCGCAGCCCCAGTTCCTCCCGCCAGGCTACCTCTCTGCGCTCCACTTCCTCCCCccgccaccgccaccaccacctccGTCATCTTTCTCACTGACCGTCCTGTTTGATACTGACAAGGAGAACACTG ATGACCAAGATGCAGAGGTACCATTGGGTGAGCCCAGCCAGCCATCGTCTCAGGAGCAGTCCGACTAG